A DNA window from Rossellomorea marisflavi contains the following coding sequences:
- the guaC gene encoding GMP reductase, which produces MENVFDYEDIQLIPAKCIVNSRSECDTAITLGGHTFKLPVVPANMQTIIDEKIAMYLAEHNYFYIMHRFEPGKRISFIEDMHARGLIASISVGVKEEEYSFVEELASKGLIPEYITIDIAHGHSNAVISMIQHIKKLLPESFVIAGNVGTPEAVRELEHAGADATKVGIGPGKVCITKIKTGFGTGGWQLAALRWCAKAATKPIIADGGIRTHGDIAKSIRFGASMVMIGSLFAGHEESPGETTEIDGKRVKEYFGSASEFQKGEKKNVEGKKMFVEHKGSLQDTLTEMEQDLQSSISYAGGTKLDAIRTVDYVVVKNSIFNGDKVY; this is translated from the coding sequence ATGGAAAACGTGTTCGACTATGAAGATATTCAATTGATTCCAGCCAAATGCATTGTTAACAGCCGTTCAGAATGTGATACAGCCATCACATTGGGTGGACATACATTTAAACTTCCTGTGGTTCCTGCCAATATGCAGACCATCATCGATGAGAAGATTGCTATGTACCTTGCAGAACATAACTATTTCTATATTATGCACCGTTTCGAACCTGGGAAAAGAATCAGCTTCATCGAGGACATGCATGCTCGCGGACTGATTGCTTCCATCAGCGTGGGCGTGAAGGAAGAAGAATATAGTTTTGTAGAGGAACTGGCCTCTAAAGGGTTGATACCTGAATACATCACGATCGATATTGCACATGGCCATTCCAATGCCGTGATCAGCATGATCCAACATATAAAAAAACTCTTGCCTGAAAGTTTTGTTATTGCGGGGAATGTTGGAACACCTGAGGCGGTACGTGAACTTGAACACGCTGGAGCCGATGCGACCAAAGTGGGGATCGGTCCGGGAAAAGTCTGCATCACGAAAATCAAAACCGGCTTTGGCACCGGTGGCTGGCAGCTGGCAGCTTTAAGATGGTGTGCAAAAGCGGCAACAAAGCCCATCATCGCTGACGGAGGGATCCGGACGCACGGTGACATCGCCAAAAGCATCCGATTCGGTGCCAGCATGGTCATGATCGGATCGTTATTCGCGGGGCATGAAGAATCTCCTGGCGAAACGACCGAAATTGATGGGAAGCGCGTCAAAGAGTATTTCGGTTCTGCCTCTGAATTCCAAAAAGGCGAAAAGAAAAACGTCGAAGGGAAGAAAATGTTCGTAGAGCATAAAGGATCCCTGCAAGACACCCTGACCGAAATGGAACAGGATCTTCAGTCCTCGATTTCCTACGCAGGCGGAACGAAGCTCGATGCCATTCGGACCGTCGATTATGTGGTCGTGAAAAACTCGATCTTCAATGGAGATAAAGTAT
- a CDS encoding ArsR/SmtB family transcription factor: MKGIYIIKDLDQLKALSDPFRVRLMFKLIERPYTGQQLSEIFELSRARIHYHLKELEKLGLAEIVRTEEKNGIIQKFYQSVATGFYPHSSLFPHTKEISDMKQYLMLEMMEQTTSKLLSAPPEALEDVDSSGDPSEWNMLASSWELQVSEDSFKWYIKEQFKLMEELDRRAEAEEASSKKRYFVSNYGFRVEEPVFERVKDKDQ, from the coding sequence ATGAAAGGTATCTATATCATCAAAGACCTCGATCAGCTTAAGGCTCTCAGCGATCCGTTCCGGGTCCGACTGATGTTCAAACTGATCGAGAGGCCGTATACCGGTCAGCAACTATCGGAAATCTTCGAGCTGTCACGCGCCCGGATTCATTATCATCTGAAAGAGCTTGAAAAGCTTGGTCTGGCCGAAATCGTGAGAACCGAAGAGAAAAACGGCATCATTCAAAAGTTCTATCAGTCTGTAGCAACGGGGTTCTATCCCCATTCAAGTCTTTTCCCACACACGAAGGAAATCAGCGATATGAAACAATATCTCATGCTTGAAATGATGGAACAAACGACTTCAAAACTCTTGTCGGCACCACCTGAAGCCCTCGAAGACGTTGATTCGAGCGGTGACCCTTCTGAGTGGAATATGTTAGCGTCTTCCTGGGAACTCCAAGTGTCTGAGGATTCCTTCAAGTGGTACATCAAGGAACAATTCAAACTGATGGAAGAACTTGATCGCCGCGCGGAAGCAGAAGAGGCGTCGAGCAAAAAGAGATATTTTGTATCCAACTACGGTTTCCGGGTAGAAGAGCCTGTTTTTGAAAGAGTAAAAGACAAAGACCAGTGA
- a CDS encoding MFS transporter, whose translation MLRNRNFSFMFTGRILSNMGDSIYYVAAMWLVYELGGSAFYTGLAGFLTMLPTVLQFLIGPLVDRFSTKKLLTIVQLFQAGLILMIPVAHFIGYLNVAVILTIMPVVSMMNQFTYPAQTAALPRIIKKEQLVKGNALFTFAYQGVDMIFNALTGILLPLIGAIILFMMDSAVFLAAALVYSALCLPEKKSTTKRTLKESTLQYKKELAEGVMIVFRSYLAIFLVASVVANGAIGATYAILPVYTGESAGASWYGWYLGAISLGLLSGAALAPILTRFPLGLLTITLFFIGGGSWILSGLSGVSIMGLVLFGIAWLPIGATNIITGAAIQSIMPSHLMGRVFSVVASMSAMAMPLGSLLGGSMANRWGSGTIFISAAGAIIFISIFWLSVSKLRRLPSSHELSAADLLLPENSHSTNVG comes from the coding sequence TTGTTGAGAAATCGAAACTTCAGCTTCATGTTTACAGGCAGGATCCTATCGAATATGGGGGACAGCATCTACTATGTAGCCGCCATGTGGCTTGTGTACGAACTGGGAGGGAGTGCCTTTTATACGGGGTTGGCCGGTTTCCTCACAATGCTGCCGACGGTGCTGCAGTTCTTGATTGGTCCACTGGTCGATCGTTTCAGTACAAAGAAGCTGCTGACCATCGTACAGCTGTTTCAGGCAGGATTGATCCTGATGATTCCGGTTGCCCATTTCATAGGCTATTTGAATGTGGCCGTGATCTTGACGATCATGCCGGTAGTATCCATGATGAATCAGTTTACGTATCCCGCCCAAACAGCCGCCTTGCCACGGATCATCAAAAAAGAACAGCTTGTAAAAGGGAACGCTCTGTTTACGTTCGCCTATCAGGGAGTCGACATGATCTTCAATGCCCTTACAGGAATCCTACTTCCATTGATCGGTGCCATAATCCTCTTCATGATGGATTCTGCCGTGTTCTTAGCAGCCGCATTAGTATACAGCGCCCTTTGCTTGCCGGAGAAAAAAAGTACCACGAAAAGGACGTTGAAGGAATCGACTCTTCAGTATAAGAAAGAGTTGGCAGAAGGGGTGATGATCGTTTTTCGCTCGTATTTGGCCATCTTTCTGGTCGCTTCCGTTGTTGCAAATGGTGCTATCGGTGCTACGTATGCCATCCTGCCCGTATACACTGGTGAATCGGCAGGGGCATCCTGGTACGGGTGGTACCTTGGAGCCATTTCACTCGGTCTTCTGTCAGGTGCAGCACTTGCTCCTATTCTTACCAGATTCCCGCTGGGTTTGTTAACCATTACATTGTTTTTCATAGGCGGGGGCAGCTGGATCCTGTCAGGTCTCTCGGGTGTTTCCATAATGGGGCTTGTATTATTTGGCATAGCCTGGCTTCCTATCGGAGCAACGAATATCATAACGGGGGCAGCCATCCAGTCCATCATGCCATCGCATCTGATGGGAAGGGTCTTTTCCGTGGTTGCGTCCATGAGTGCCATGGCGATGCCCCTTGGATCACTGCTGGGCGGAAGTATGGCCAATCGTTGGGGGAGCGGGACCATCTTTATTTCGGCAGCAGGCGCAATCATCTTTATTTCGATATTTTGGTTAAGTGTCTCCAAGCTGCGCAGGCTTCCAAGCTCGCATGAGTTGTCTGCTGCAGATCTCCTTTTACCTGAAAATTCTCACTCCACAAACGTTGGATGA
- a CDS encoding ABC transporter ATP-binding protein, whose protein sequence is MILSTIIQEAGYGHDDLILQGISFEVGKGELVGLIGPNGAGKSTTIKTLLGLMKHVKGTVEMSSYAYIPERPIFYERMTMREHIDFLYTTMGGEHAAFEEKVTNLVSFFRLTHVLHHYPDRFSKGMQQKMMLILAFLKEPDLYIIDEPFMGLDPTAVKKLLGLLEKERERGAGVLMSTHILDTAERICDRFVLVAEGKMIVEGNLEDIRRKSGLPDGTLFDCFDALTEEGEKDGLADFLAPIQG, encoded by the coding sequence ATGATATTGAGCACGATTATTCAAGAAGCAGGGTACGGACATGACGATTTGATTCTTCAAGGTATTTCATTCGAGGTCGGTAAGGGGGAGCTTGTCGGGCTGATCGGCCCCAACGGTGCGGGGAAAAGCACCACAATCAAGACCCTCCTTGGTCTTATGAAACATGTGAAGGGAACAGTCGAGATGTCATCTTATGCGTATATTCCGGAACGTCCGATTTTTTACGAGCGGATGACGATGCGGGAACATATTGACTTTCTGTACACGACCATGGGAGGGGAGCACGCAGCCTTCGAAGAGAAAGTGACAAATCTGGTCAGCTTCTTCCGATTGACCCACGTCCTTCACCATTATCCTGATCGGTTCTCAAAAGGGATGCAGCAGAAAATGATGCTGATCCTGGCGTTTCTGAAAGAACCGGATCTGTATATTATTGATGAGCCGTTCATGGGGCTCGATCCGACTGCCGTAAAAAAACTCCTCGGTCTATTGGAAAAAGAGCGGGAAAGGGGAGCTGGCGTCCTGATGTCGACCCATATCCTTGACACCGCCGAGCGGATCTGCGACCGCTTTGTGCTGGTAGCTGAAGGGAAAATGATCGTCGAGGGGAACCTGGAGGACATCCGGAGAAAGAGCGGACTCCCTGATGGAACACTATTCGACTGTTTCGATGCATTGACAGAGGAGGGTGAGAAGGATGGCCTGGCCGATTTTTTGGCACCGATTCAAGGATGA
- a CDS encoding ABC transporter permease, with amino-acid sequence MAWPIFWHRFKDEWMQKWKVVRSVIDWTIALYLVIPFSIMVPFFYRDWWNETGSYWATGIPIWILLSILGIMTLGGNIRTYVLEADLLFLIEKKERFVPMKRLGFMVTMGQSLMSLVLPGALALPIFLNIYNERPFTLAVIFILLFSLKWSVLLIKKYIAGKWKKGIYILLMLAAFVLITTGRDSPLLAAMASLILFIILVVYFFKGVKGTADFQNEVEIEQSERNQYVNLVYSLSSQIEKEKGGNRGRPFILFRNSRRIFKERTAENGILELSLKAFLRNGTYLRTYIQMISITSAGILFLPLLLKWLLFGGILIFMTFWVQTIFKKLTSNRFFEVAPFDKEAEYAAANRFGKWLGTPVLIWTGTITICSTIWSVYF; translated from the coding sequence ATGGCCTGGCCGATTTTTTGGCACCGATTCAAGGATGAGTGGATGCAAAAATGGAAGGTGGTCCGCTCGGTCATCGACTGGACGATTGCCCTTTACCTTGTCATCCCATTTTCCATCATGGTGCCTTTTTTCTATCGGGACTGGTGGAATGAAACGGGATCCTACTGGGCTACCGGCATTCCGATATGGATCCTTCTTTCCATATTGGGCATCATGACACTCGGGGGAAATATACGCACTTATGTCTTAGAGGCTGATCTATTGTTCCTGATAGAGAAGAAGGAACGTTTTGTGCCAATGAAAAGACTGGGCTTCATGGTCACCATGGGACAGAGTTTGATGTCACTCGTTTTGCCTGGTGCTTTAGCTCTCCCTATATTCCTGAACATATACAATGAACGCCCCTTCACACTAGCAGTGATCTTTATTCTATTATTCTCGTTGAAGTGGTCAGTGCTGCTAATAAAGAAATACATAGCGGGGAAGTGGAAGAAGGGAATCTATATCCTTCTCATGTTGGCAGCCTTTGTTCTGATTACAACTGGAAGGGATTCACCACTGCTGGCAGCCATGGCATCATTGATCCTGTTCATAATCTTAGTGGTTTACTTTTTTAAAGGGGTGAAAGGCACAGCCGATTTTCAAAACGAGGTGGAGATCGAGCAATCGGAGAGGAATCAATATGTGAATCTGGTGTACAGTCTTTCTTCTCAGATAGAAAAAGAAAAAGGAGGGAATCGTGGCAGACCGTTCATTTTGTTCAGGAATTCGAGACGAATATTCAAGGAAAGGACAGCTGAAAACGGAATCCTTGAACTAAGTTTGAAGGCGTTTTTGCGAAATGGAACCTACTTGCGGACATATATACAGATGATCTCCATCACCTCTGCCGGAATCCTCTTCCTACCACTATTACTGAAATGGTTGCTTTTTGGAGGGATTCTCATCTTCATGACCTTCTGGGTCCAGACCATTTTCAAGAAGCTCACGAGCAATCGGTTCTTCGAAGTGGCTCCTTTCGATAAAGAGGCGGAGTATGCTGCTGCCAACAGGTTCGGTAAGTGGCTCGGAACACCTGTCCTTATATGGACCGGAACCATCACGATCTGTTCAACAATCTGGTCGGTTTATTTTTAA